AGACGCGATTGCCTGCGCTTCTTCCAAGACATCCTCAATGTCCCGCATCGAGCCCCCGTCTCCAGTTACATCCAAAAAACCTTCGTCGCAAAGCTGCTGCAACGCTTCATGCAGTGTCGCCAACCTTACTGCCCCTCTCCTGTAAAAAATATCCTGTTCTTATTGTAACGGCTAACAGCGCTGCCGCCAAGAGGATGGGGCATTAAATTTTAAAGCGACCCACAATCTGATTCATCTCCGTCGCCAAGGTAGCCAGTGACTCAGCGCTGCTGTTGACCTCGCGCATACTGGCCCGCTGCTGCTCTGTTGCATGCACCACGGACTGCGAGGTCGCCGAGGTCTCTTCCGCCACAGCGCTGATACTTTGCACATTATCCACCATAGCCTGCGTGCCATGAGCAGTCTCATCTACAGAAGCAGCAATCTGCTCAATTCCAATTTTTACTTTTCCCAGACGATCAATAATCGCTTTAAAGCCCTCTGCAGTCCGGTGCGCCGTTTCCTTGCCTGAGAGAACATCCTTATTCGCCGCATCCACGCGCGCAACAGAAAAAGCGATTTCTTCGCCCATGCTGCCGATAATACCGGCAATTTCCTCGGTGGCCTTGGCGCTTTGTTCCGCCAGCTTGCGCACCTCTTCGGCCACTACGGCGAAACCTCTGCCCGCTTCTCCCGCGCGAGCCGCTTCAATAGCTGCATTAAGCGCCAATAAATTGGTCTGTCCGGCAATGCCATTGATCACATCCACAATGCCTTTGATGTTTTCCGATGCCGCTGCCAGCTTGTTCGTAACCGCCGTAATCTCGCCCATCGAACGGCCTATATTCTCATTTTGCGCGACCACTTCGCCCAGCATGACCATGCCGCGGTTCGCTTCTTCCACCGCAGTTTGCGTACCGTTGTTTACTTCGTTGGCATTGGCGGTCATTTCTTCCGTCCCGGCGGAGATTTCTTCAATGGTCGCCGAGACAGTAGTAATGTTGTCAGCATTTTGCGTAGCACCGTGCGCGATTTCCTCAACGCTGGTAACCACCTGTTCTAAGGCCCGCATGGTCTCTTCAATCGTGGCACTTAATTCTTCGCTGGCAGCGGCTAAGGTCTGGCTGCCGCTATGCACCTGCTGCACCACTTGCTTGAGCTGCCTGCGCATAGCATTCATCATCAAACCCATATCGCCGATTTCATCATTGCGCTTTGGAACCACATCGGCCCGAGTTAAATCTAAATTGCCAATACATTCCAATTCCGTTTTTACATGCGCCAAGCGCGCAGCCGTAGCACGACTATACCCAATACCCATTGCCAAGGCAAAAACAATGATAATTGCGCTTACAAGCAATGCATTGTTGGAACGTTCCTGCACATGAGCCACCATGATTTGAGTCTCTTTCAGCAACGTCTGCCGCTGCGCTTCCGTCAGCTCCACACAGCCCTTATCGATCGCCGCAACCAACGCGCGTCCTTCGCCTGTAATCTTAGCCAAGTTAGGATCATTAGCGCGTTTCGCCGCAATCACTCGATCCCCCAAATTAACATAATCTCCAATGAGCTTTTTCACTTCTTCGCCTTTAGCCTTCAACTCCGGCTTTTCCACCTTGGAGACATAGTCGTTCATAATCGAATAGCTCAACTGAATGTTCGCCCGATATCCCTTCTCATAAGTATCCATGCCATCCGGATAAAAGAGGAATCCGCGCATATCTAAAAGCGCCCTTGTAAATTGCGTATGCGCATCCTTGGCCGCCACCATATCCAACGCATCCGCTTCAATGACGTTTTGCGCTTCCGCCCCGACTGCTCGCAAATGGTAGTAGGTATACCCTACGACCCCTGCCATCAAAGACACTGCTAAGACAAACATAACCACAATTTGTGCAACAATAGGTATACGACTCTTATTCTGATTCATCATGACGTCCCCCTCATTTCTACCATTAGCCAATCTTAGCTTATTGTATGTTTATTATACTTTTCTTTACATCGTTTGAAAATACTCTTGAAATAAACATTTGCAATTATGTGAATTTTCGTTTTCTCGTTTCAGTTCGAAGATCCACCCTTTTCCAAACAAAAAAACGCCCTTCCAAACAGGAAAGGCGTCGCTGTTACAATGGTGCCGCAGGACGGAATCGAACCGCCGACACGAGGATTTTCAGTCCTCTGCTCTACCGACTGAGCTACCGCGGCAAAAAAAAAGTGGCGACCCCGATCGGATTCGAACCGACGATCTCCGCCGTGACAGGGCGGCATGTTAACCGCTACACCACGGGGCCGCATTTTTTTGGTGGGCGATGACAGGATCGAACTGCCGACATCCTGCTTGTAAGGCAGGCGCTCTCCCAGCTGAGCTAATCGCCCACTCTATGTCCAGCGCCGAAGCGCTAAACGCGAGTTTGGTGACCCGTAAGGGATTCGAACCCTTGTTACCGCCGTGAAAGGGCGGTGTCTTAACCGCTTGACCAACGGGCCGTTTGCCGTTGCCGCTACTGCAGCTCCGGGACAATGTATATATTAACGGAATAACCTCACCTTGTCAACGCCTTTTTGCAAAATAAATCCTAGCCTTGGCTTTGGCTACTTTTGAGGCTGCGCCGCCAGCACGGCCAACGCGATGGATTGCAGCTTCGCCGCAGATGAATCAGCGCGTGAAGTCATGACGATTGGAGCTTTAGCACCAATCACCACACCGGCTACCGCACCTTGAGCCAAAAAGGTAGCCGCCTTGTACAACATATTACCGCAGATAATTTCGGGCACCAAGAGCACATCGGCGCGCCCAGCCACTTCGCTGACAATACCTTTGTGATGCGCCGCTTCTTCGCTTAAGGCATTATCCAGCGCCAAGGGGCCGTCTACAATACAGCCCTTGATTTGACCGCGTTCGCACATTTTAGCCAACGCCGCCGCATCCACCGTTTCCGGCATATCCGGATTGACGACCTCTACCGCCGCCAGCGCCGCTACGCGCGGTTTTTCCAAACCCAACGCATGCGCTACATGAACGACATTCTTCAATATCTGCACCTTCTGCGGCAAATCCGGCCGCATATTCATCGCGCCGTCGCTCATAAAGAGCAGTTTCTCCCGCCCGGGAATTTCCATCACCGCCACATGAGACAGTACTTGCTTGCCCTGTCGCAGCCCGACTTCCTTGTTCAACACCGCTCGCAGAAAGTCTGCTGTCGGAAGCAAGCCCTTCATGACCACTTGCGCT
This genomic window from uncultured Anaeromusa sp. contains:
- a CDS encoding methyl-accepting chemotaxis protein; the protein is MMNQNKSRIPIVAQIVVMFVLAVSLMAGVVGYTYYHLRAVGAEAQNVIEADALDMVAAKDAHTQFTRALLDMRGFLFYPDGMDTYEKGYRANIQLSYSIMNDYVSKVEKPELKAKGEEVKKLIGDYVNLGDRVIAAKRANDPNLAKITGEGRALVAAIDKGCVELTEAQRQTLLKETQIMVAHVQERSNNALLVSAIIIVFALAMGIGYSRATAARLAHVKTELECIGNLDLTRADVVPKRNDEIGDMGLMMNAMRRQLKQVVQQVHSGSQTLAAASEELSATIEETMRALEQVVTSVEEIAHGATQNADNITTVSATIEEISAGTEEMTANANEVNNGTQTAVEEANRGMVMLGEVVAQNENIGRSMGEITAVTNKLAAASENIKGIVDVINGIAGQTNLLALNAAIEAARAGEAGRGFAVVAEEVRKLAEQSAKATEEIAGIIGSMGEEIAFSVARVDAANKDVLSGKETAHRTAEGFKAIIDRLGKVKIGIEQIAASVDETAHGTQAMVDNVQSISAVAEETSATSQSVVHATEQQRASMREVNSSAESLATLATEMNQIVGRFKI
- the ptb gene encoding phosphate butyryltransferase, whose product is MFEEVLEKAKGIPTCKVAVAAAEDEHVLEAVLAAKKQGIAEAILVGDKEKILALAAQCGVAAEDLNIVHEANPCKAALEAVRLVSTGEAQVVMKGLLPTADFLRAVLNKEVGLRQGKQVLSHVAVMEIPGREKLLFMSDGAMNMRPDLPQKVQILKNVVHVAHALGLEKPRVAALAAVEVVNPDMPETVDAAALAKMCERGQIKGCIVDGPLALDNALSEEAAHHKGIVSEVAGRADVLLVPEIICGNMLYKAATFLAQGAVAGVVIGAKAPIVMTSRADSSAAKLQSIALAVLAAQPQK